One Numida meleagris isolate 19003 breed g44 Domestic line chromosome 6, NumMel1.0, whole genome shotgun sequence genomic region harbors:
- the INCENP gene encoding inner centromere protein isoform X1, whose amino-acid sequence MAVAAGLVRLPAVCSQRLAELLQQVDDTDLVWLQEIREEAARMFGSHYSDQPELMPKTPSQKNRKRRKRPSALQVESQELGRRRLSRRRTNNLKAASSKRYSQRLQNKEHTGPLCTKAEEISSPTVSQQLTRSQVAVPADHSEVLPERLGERVVPIVEIRVSDRISAEFHFQKRASEPAENHCTSLPLSSDDKSPKESSAAESQPLPAVSELIVPHTPEAKGTGESKNTFKLKAANAADTTVILSEEPGLEEVDDSAQVQEHNERDDKEPSQHTRDSPETPTGSRLSRRSVRRSLMGKPSTIRRTSLAEKYSLARKRESAIRKSVARTVVKRKAPQKLSVSSSSVNGSGSEDVPEDEETVVNTGPPPGSCTPPKLDFQGLRMSLRSRTVNRNEQPQETSSNECDLSKSEKTQEPPQSARRKTSYKRAVDQRYDTQQAEDGGLSPQRKKTPSPPCPASKVVRPFKTFLHTVQKNQLLMTPSSVGRNGVIKSFIKYNTPLQNDPKEKERQKLQALRKKEEAEQLRKQKVEEEKKRRLEEAKLRREERLRKVLQARERAEQLEEERKRRIEQKLALFDEKTEKAREERLAEEKIKKRAAAKKMEEAEARRRQDEEARKQKALQQEEEERRHKELMQKKKEEEQERARKIAEQRQAELEREKQLAAEKELERKKEQERIQAEKQREQQEKAARLQKEALAAKEQLQKEMEKKEKEEQLLAEMKRQVQEQKKLPEEQKAKDVAQTQRLENKENSPACNSYQMTPQYHKDPKPPKINPNNYGMDLNSDDSTDDESQPRKPIPAWATGNQLSQAVIRQYYNPPNVDALFGTIVSPKLEDIFYKSKPRYFKRTSSAVWNSPPFTGAKSVLGLPYSLKKY is encoded by the exons ATGGCGGTGGCAGCGGGCTTGGTGCGGCTGCCCGCGGTGTGCAGCCAGCGGCTGGcggagctcctgcagcaggtggACGACACCGACCTAGTGTGGCTGCAGGAGATCCGCGAGGAGGCGGCCAGGATGTTCGGCAG CCACTACAGCGACCAGCCGGAGCTGATGCCCAAGACGCCGTCGCAGAAGAACCGGAAGAGGAGGAAACGGCCGTCCGCGCTGCAGGTCgagagccaggagctgggcaggaggag ATTATCTAGAAGGAGGACTAACAACCTCAAAGCAGCGTCATCCAAGCGATATTCTCAGCGACTCCAAAATAAAGAACACACAGGCCCGCTCTGCACCAAGGCCGAAGAAATCTCAAGCCCAACTGTTTCCCAGCAGTTGACAAGATCCCAGGTTGCAGTACCTGCCGACCACTCGGAGGTCCTTCCTGAACGTCTTGGAGAAAGGGTAGTTCCCATAGTAGAAATCCGTGTCAGCGATCGCATTAGTGCTGAGTTTCATTTCCAGAAGCGTGCATCTGAACCAGCAGAGAACCACTGCACAAGCCTCCCCCTGAGCTCAGATGACAAGTCTCCcaaggagagcagtgctgcagaatcACAGCCTTTGCCTGCTGTATCTGAGCTCATAGTCCCTCATACCCCAGAGGCAAAAGGTACAGGAGAGAGCAAGAATACATTTAAGCTGAAGGCAGCAAATGCAGCTGATACTACAGTCATTTTAAGTGAAGAGCCTGGGCTGGAAGAGGTAGATGACTCTGCTCAGGTGCAAGAGCATAATGAGAGGGATGATAAAGAACCTTCCCAGCATACAAGAGATAGCCCAGAAACTCCTACAGGCTCTAGGCTAAGCCGTCGCTCTGTGCGCAGAAGTTTGATGGGCAAACCTTCCACGATTCGGAGAACCTCGTTGGCAGAGAAATATTCACTAGCCCGTAAGAGGGAAAGCGCTATTCGGAAATCTGTTGCCAGGACAGTGGTCAAGCGTAAGGCTCCTCAAAAGTTATCTGTGTCCTCCAGTTCCGTGAATG gcTCAGGTTCTGAAGACGTGccagaagatgaagaaacagTTGTCAACACTGG aCCTCCTCCTGGATCTTGTACCCCTCCAAAGCTG GATTTCCAAGGCCTGCGAATGTCCCTTCGCTCTCGGACTGTCAACAGAAATGAACAACCTCAGGAGACAAGCAGCAACG aatgtgACTTAAGTAAGAGTGAGAAGACCCAGGAACCACCCCAAAGTGCCAg GAGAAAGACAAGTTACAAAAGAGCTGTGGATCAACGCTATGACACTCAGCAAGCAGAAGATGGAGGGCTTTCTcctcaaagaaaaaagactCCATCCCCTCCATGTCCAGCTAGTAAA GTTGTACGTCCTTTCAAAACGTTTTTGCACACTGTGCAGAAGAATCAGCTCCTAATGACCCCAAGCTCTGTGGGGAGAAATGGAGTAATAAAGTCTTTTATCAAGTACAACACTCCTCTCCAAAATGATCCCAAG GAAAAGGAGAGACAAAAACTGCAGGctctgagaaagaaggaagaggccGAGcagttgagaaaacaaaaagtggaggaagaaaagaaacgGCGGCTAGAAGAGGCAAAGCT GAGGCGTGAAGAACGCCTGCGTAAAGTTCTGCAAGCTCGGGAACGGGCAGAGCAAttggaggaagagaggaaaaggcgCATTGAGCAGAAGCTAGCTCTGTTCGATGAGAAGACAGAGAAG gCACGGGAAGAAAGACTGGCGGAAGAGAAGATCAAAAAGAGAGCAGCTGccaagaaaatggaagaagcaGAGGCCCGGCGCAGGCAGGATGAAGAggccagaaaacaaaaagcactgcagcag gaggaggaggaacgTCGGCACAAAGAgctaatgcagaaaaagaaagaagaggagcaGGAACGTGCCAGGAAAATTGCTGAGCAGAGGCAAGCAGAAttggagagagaaaagcagctggctgcagagaaagagctggagaggaagaaggagcaggagaggaTTCAGGCAGAAAA GCAACGTGAACAGCAAGAGAAGGCAGCTCGCCTGCAGAAGGAAGCACTGGCTGCTAAAGAACAGCTCcagaaggagatggagaaaaaagaa AAGGAAGAGCAGTTGCTAGCAGAGATGAAGAGGCAGGTGCAAGAACAGAAGAAACTACCAGAGGAACAAAAGGCTAAAGATGTAGCCCAAACGCAGCGCCTAGAAAACAAAGAG AATTCACCTGCCTGCAATTCATACCAGATGACTCCACAGTACCATAAAGATCCAAAGCCCCCCAAGATAAATCCGAATAACTACGGAATGGATCTGAACAGTGATGACTCTACTGATGATGAAAGCCAGCCTCGCAAACCCATCCCTGCTTGGGCCACTG ggAATCAGCTTAGCCAAGCAGTAATCCGCCAGTACTACAACCCTCCCAATGTTGATGCACTCTTTGGGACGATTGTAAGCCCCAAGTTGGAGGACATCTTTTACAAAAGCAAGCCACGCTACTTCAAGCGCACAAGCTCTGCTGTGTGGAATTCCCCACCGTTTACAGGTGCCAAATCAGTCCTAGGTCTGCCATACAGCCTGAAAAAGTACTGA
- the INCENP gene encoding inner centromere protein isoform X2, giving the protein MAVAAGLVRLPAVCSQRLAELLQQVDDTDLVWLQEIREEAARMFGSHYSDQPELMPKTPSQKNRKRRKRPSALQVESQELGRRRLSRRRTNNLKAASSKRYSQRLQNKEHTGPLCTKAEEISSPTVSQQLTRSQVAVPADHSEVLPERLGERVVPIVEIRVSDRISAEFHFQKRASEPAENHCTSLPLSSDDKSPKESSAAESQPLPAVSELIVPHTPEAKGTGESKNTFKLKAANAADTTVILSEEPGLEEVDDSAQVQEHNERDDKEPSQHTRDSPETPTGSRLSRRSVRRSLMGKPSTIRRTSLAEKYSLARKRESAIRKSVARTVVKRKAPQKLSVSSSSVNGSGSEDVPEDEETVVNTGPPPGSCTPPKLDFQGLRMSLRSRTVNRNEQPQETSSNECDLSKSEKTQEPPQSARRKTSYKRAVDQRYDTQQAEDGGLSPQRKKTPSPPCPASKVVRPFKTFLHTVQKNQLLMTPSSVGRNGVIKSFIKYNTPLQNDPKEKERQKLQALRKKEEAEQLRKQKVEEEKKRRLEEAKLRREERLRKVLQARERAEQLEEERKRRIEQKLALFDEKTEKAREERLAEEKIKKRAAAKKMEEAEARRRQDEEARKQKALQQEEEERRHKELMQKKKEEEQERARKIAEQRQAELEREKQLAAEKELERKKEQERIQAEKQREQQEKAARLQKEALAAKEQLQKEMEKKENSPACNSYQMTPQYHKDPKPPKINPNNYGMDLNSDDSTDDESQPRKPIPAWATGNQLSQAVIRQYYNPPNVDALFGTIVSPKLEDIFYKSKPRYFKRTSSAVWNSPPFTGAKSVLGLPYSLKKY; this is encoded by the exons ATGGCGGTGGCAGCGGGCTTGGTGCGGCTGCCCGCGGTGTGCAGCCAGCGGCTGGcggagctcctgcagcaggtggACGACACCGACCTAGTGTGGCTGCAGGAGATCCGCGAGGAGGCGGCCAGGATGTTCGGCAG CCACTACAGCGACCAGCCGGAGCTGATGCCCAAGACGCCGTCGCAGAAGAACCGGAAGAGGAGGAAACGGCCGTCCGCGCTGCAGGTCgagagccaggagctgggcaggaggag ATTATCTAGAAGGAGGACTAACAACCTCAAAGCAGCGTCATCCAAGCGATATTCTCAGCGACTCCAAAATAAAGAACACACAGGCCCGCTCTGCACCAAGGCCGAAGAAATCTCAAGCCCAACTGTTTCCCAGCAGTTGACAAGATCCCAGGTTGCAGTACCTGCCGACCACTCGGAGGTCCTTCCTGAACGTCTTGGAGAAAGGGTAGTTCCCATAGTAGAAATCCGTGTCAGCGATCGCATTAGTGCTGAGTTTCATTTCCAGAAGCGTGCATCTGAACCAGCAGAGAACCACTGCACAAGCCTCCCCCTGAGCTCAGATGACAAGTCTCCcaaggagagcagtgctgcagaatcACAGCCTTTGCCTGCTGTATCTGAGCTCATAGTCCCTCATACCCCAGAGGCAAAAGGTACAGGAGAGAGCAAGAATACATTTAAGCTGAAGGCAGCAAATGCAGCTGATACTACAGTCATTTTAAGTGAAGAGCCTGGGCTGGAAGAGGTAGATGACTCTGCTCAGGTGCAAGAGCATAATGAGAGGGATGATAAAGAACCTTCCCAGCATACAAGAGATAGCCCAGAAACTCCTACAGGCTCTAGGCTAAGCCGTCGCTCTGTGCGCAGAAGTTTGATGGGCAAACCTTCCACGATTCGGAGAACCTCGTTGGCAGAGAAATATTCACTAGCCCGTAAGAGGGAAAGCGCTATTCGGAAATCTGTTGCCAGGACAGTGGTCAAGCGTAAGGCTCCTCAAAAGTTATCTGTGTCCTCCAGTTCCGTGAATG gcTCAGGTTCTGAAGACGTGccagaagatgaagaaacagTTGTCAACACTGG aCCTCCTCCTGGATCTTGTACCCCTCCAAAGCTG GATTTCCAAGGCCTGCGAATGTCCCTTCGCTCTCGGACTGTCAACAGAAATGAACAACCTCAGGAGACAAGCAGCAACG aatgtgACTTAAGTAAGAGTGAGAAGACCCAGGAACCACCCCAAAGTGCCAg GAGAAAGACAAGTTACAAAAGAGCTGTGGATCAACGCTATGACACTCAGCAAGCAGAAGATGGAGGGCTTTCTcctcaaagaaaaaagactCCATCCCCTCCATGTCCAGCTAGTAAA GTTGTACGTCCTTTCAAAACGTTTTTGCACACTGTGCAGAAGAATCAGCTCCTAATGACCCCAAGCTCTGTGGGGAGAAATGGAGTAATAAAGTCTTTTATCAAGTACAACACTCCTCTCCAAAATGATCCCAAG GAAAAGGAGAGACAAAAACTGCAGGctctgagaaagaaggaagaggccGAGcagttgagaaaacaaaaagtggaggaagaaaagaaacgGCGGCTAGAAGAGGCAAAGCT GAGGCGTGAAGAACGCCTGCGTAAAGTTCTGCAAGCTCGGGAACGGGCAGAGCAAttggaggaagagaggaaaaggcgCATTGAGCAGAAGCTAGCTCTGTTCGATGAGAAGACAGAGAAG gCACGGGAAGAAAGACTGGCGGAAGAGAAGATCAAAAAGAGAGCAGCTGccaagaaaatggaagaagcaGAGGCCCGGCGCAGGCAGGATGAAGAggccagaaaacaaaaagcactgcagcag gaggaggaggaacgTCGGCACAAAGAgctaatgcagaaaaagaaagaagaggagcaGGAACGTGCCAGGAAAATTGCTGAGCAGAGGCAAGCAGAAttggagagagaaaagcagctggctgcagagaaagagctggagaggaagaaggagcaggagaggaTTCAGGCAGAAAA GCAACGTGAACAGCAAGAGAAGGCAGCTCGCCTGCAGAAGGAAGCACTGGCTGCTAAAGAACAGCTCcagaaggagatggagaaaaaagaa AATTCACCTGCCTGCAATTCATACCAGATGACTCCACAGTACCATAAAGATCCAAAGCCCCCCAAGATAAATCCGAATAACTACGGAATGGATCTGAACAGTGATGACTCTACTGATGATGAAAGCCAGCCTCGCAAACCCATCCCTGCTTGGGCCACTG ggAATCAGCTTAGCCAAGCAGTAATCCGCCAGTACTACAACCCTCCCAATGTTGATGCACTCTTTGGGACGATTGTAAGCCCCAAGTTGGAGGACATCTTTTACAAAAGCAAGCCACGCTACTTCAAGCGCACAAGCTCTGCTGTGTGGAATTCCCCACCGTTTACAGGTGCCAAATCAGTCCTAGGTCTGCCATACAGCCTGAAAAAGTACTGA